One window of the Rhizobiaceae bacterium genome contains the following:
- a CDS encoding alpha-glucosidase family protein, which produces MSNPAGKEWWRGCVIYQVYPRSFQDTTGDGFGDLKGVTQRLGHIASLGVDAIWLSPFCKSPMADMGYDVSDYRDVDPMFGTLADFDALVTEAHRLGLRVIMDLVISHTSDRHPWFVESRASRENPKADWYVWADAKPDGTAPTNWLSVFGGPSWEWDSTRRQYYLHNFLAAQPDLNFHNAEVRAELLDSAHFWLERGVDGFRLDTVNYYFHDRFLRDNPPTTNRVAGLALDTNPYLYQWHLFDKTQAENLGFLKDFRNVLNAWPDRMSVGEVGDEDRSLATVAAYTEGGKRLHMCYTFDLLGPEFSPGHIARCVGAAEEKVAGGWICWAFSNHDVVRHVSRFTKAGQDPDAVAKFAISVLIALRGSLCLYQGEELGLEEAELTFEQLRDPYGIRFWPGFKGRDGCRTPMPWEAGAASAGFTRGDPWLPVPEAHRHRAVDRQDHASDSVLAYYRQALTFRRASPALTSGAIRFVQVDETVLALVREAGEEAMLCVFNFGDTEIEWRTPADFSGRPRFALADVSLSPDALKLPPLGAAFVRAV; this is translated from the coding sequence ATGAGCAACCCGGCCGGCAAGGAATGGTGGCGCGGCTGCGTCATCTATCAGGTCTATCCGCGCTCGTTTCAGGACACGACCGGCGACGGCTTCGGTGACCTCAAGGGCGTGACGCAGCGGCTCGGCCATATCGCCTCGCTCGGTGTCGACGCGATCTGGCTGTCGCCCTTCTGCAAGTCGCCGATGGCGGATATGGGATACGACGTTTCGGATTACCGCGACGTCGATCCGATGTTCGGCACGCTGGCGGATTTCGATGCCTTGGTGACCGAGGCGCATCGGCTCGGCCTGCGCGTTATCATGGATCTGGTGATCTCGCACACTTCCGACAGGCATCCGTGGTTCGTGGAAAGCCGGGCTTCGCGCGAGAATCCGAAGGCCGACTGGTATGTCTGGGCCGACGCAAAGCCGGACGGCACCGCGCCGACCAACTGGCTGTCGGTCTTCGGCGGGCCGTCATGGGAATGGGATTCGACGCGCCGGCAATACTATTTGCACAATTTCCTCGCCGCGCAGCCGGACCTGAATTTCCACAATGCCGAGGTCCGCGCCGAATTGCTGGACAGCGCACACTTCTGGCTGGAGCGCGGCGTTGACGGCTTCCGTCTCGACACGGTGAACTACTATTTCCACGACCGCTTCCTGCGCGACAACCCGCCGACGACGAACCGCGTCGCCGGGCTGGCGCTCGACACGAACCCGTATCTCTACCAGTGGCACCTGTTCGACAAGACTCAGGCCGAGAACCTTGGATTCCTGAAGGATTTTCGCAATGTGCTGAATGCCTGGCCGGACCGCATGTCGGTCGGCGAGGTGGGCGACGAGGATCGCTCGCTGGCGACCGTGGCCGCCTATACCGAGGGCGGTAAGCGGCTGCACATGTGCTACACTTTCGATCTGCTGGGTCCGGAATTCTCGCCGGGCCATATCGCCCGCTGCGTCGGCGCGGCGGAGGAGAAGGTGGCCGGCGGATGGATCTGCTGGGCGTTCTCCAATCATGACGTCGTGCGCCACGTCTCGCGCTTCACGAAGGCAGGACAGGACCCGGATGCCGTCGCGAAATTCGCCATCTCGGTCCTGATCGCGCTGCGTGGCTCGCTCTGCCTCTATCAGGGCGAGGAACTCGGGCTGGAGGAAGCGGAACTGACCTTCGAGCAGTTGCGCGACCCCTACGGCATCCGTTTCTGGCCGGGTTTCAAGGGGCGCGACGGCTGTCGCACGCCGATGCCATGGGAAGCAGGAGCTGCGAGCGCGGGCTTCACGAGAGGCGACCCGTGGCTGCCGGTGCCCGAAGCGCATCGGCATCGCGCGGTGGACCGGCAGGACCATGCATCGGACTCGGTGCTGGCCTACTATCGGCAGGCGCTCACATTCCGCAGGGCGAGCCCGGCGCTGACGTCTGGCGCGATCCGCTTTGTTCAGGTCGACGAAACGGTGCTGGCGCTGGTGCGCGAGGCGGGGGAGGAGGCGATGCTCTGCGTCTTCAATTTCGGTGATACGGAGATCGAATGGCGCACTCCGGCGGATTTTTCGGGCCGGCCCCGATTTGCTCTCGCCGATGTCTCGCTCAGTCCGGATGCGCTGAAGCTGCCGCCGCTCGGCGCGGCATTCGTAAGAGCGGTGTGA
- a CDS encoding alpha-D-glucose phosphate-specific phosphoglucomutase, with translation MIRTVRTKPFDDQKPGTSGLRKKVPVFQQEHYTENFIQSIFDSLEGFEGKTLVIGGDGRYLNREVIGTAIRMAAANGFGKVIVGQGSILSTPAASNIIRKYEAFGGIILSASHNPGGPHEDFGIKYNIGNGGPAPEKVTDAIFANSKKISEYRIADTGAIDLDTIGERDVAGMTVSVIDPVADYAELMERLFDFDAIRGLFAGGFRMAFDSMHAVTGPYGKEILESRLGAAKGTARNFVPLEDFGGHHPDPNLVHAKALYDDVMSASGPDFGAASDGDGDRNMVVGKGMFVTPSDSLAIIAANATVAPGYAKGIAGIARSMPTSAAADRVAEKLGVGMYETPTGWKFFGNLLDAGKATVCGEESFGTGSDHVREKDGLWAVLFWLNIIAARGESVKEIVEKHWATYGRNYYSRHDYEEVESEKANALVSELRGKLASLPGTAVRGLTVEKADDFEYHDPVDGSVSKNQGIRILFEGSSRVVLRLSGTGTSGATIRLYVERYEADPARHDIDTQTALADLIAAADDIAGIRRHTGRDRPTVIT, from the coding sequence ATGATCCGTACCGTCAGGACGAAACCCTTCGACGACCAGAAGCCGGGCACCTCCGGCCTGCGCAAGAAGGTGCCGGTGTTCCAGCAGGAGCACTATACCGAGAACTTCATCCAGTCGATCTTCGACTCGCTGGAAGGTTTTGAGGGCAAGACTCTGGTGATCGGCGGCGACGGCCGCTACCTGAACCGCGAAGTCATCGGCACGGCGATCCGCATGGCCGCCGCCAACGGTTTCGGCAAGGTGATCGTCGGGCAGGGCAGCATTCTCTCCACGCCCGCCGCTTCCAACATCATCCGCAAATACGAGGCGTTCGGCGGCATCATCCTGTCGGCCAGCCACAATCCGGGCGGCCCGCACGAGGATTTCGGCATCAAGTATAATATCGGCAATGGCGGCCCGGCGCCGGAGAAGGTGACCGACGCGATCTTCGCCAATTCGAAGAAGATCAGCGAATATCGGATCGCCGACACCGGGGCGATCGACCTCGACACGATCGGCGAGCGCGACGTCGCGGGCATGACGGTTTCGGTGATCGATCCCGTCGCCGACTATGCGGAGCTGATGGAGCGTCTGTTCGATTTCGACGCGATCCGCGGGCTTTTTGCCGGCGGCTTCCGCATGGCCTTCGATTCCATGCATGCGGTGACCGGCCCCTACGGCAAGGAAATCCTTGAAAGCCGGCTGGGCGCGGCGAAAGGCACGGCGCGGAATTTCGTGCCGCTGGAGGATTTCGGCGGGCATCACCCCGACCCGAACCTCGTTCACGCCAAGGCGCTTTACGACGATGTGATGAGCGCGTCCGGACCGGATTTCGGCGCGGCCTCCGACGGCGACGGCGACCGCAACATGGTCGTCGGCAAGGGCATGTTCGTGACGCCCTCCGACAGCCTCGCCATCATCGCCGCCAACGCGACGGTCGCGCCGGGCTATGCGAAGGGCATCGCCGGCATCGCGCGCTCGATGCCGACAAGCGCGGCCGCCGACCGCGTCGCCGAAAAGCTCGGCGTCGGCATGTATGAGACGCCGACCGGCTGGAAATTCTTCGGCAACCTGCTCGACGCCGGCAAGGCCACCGTCTGCGGCGAGGAAAGTTTTGGCACCGGCTCCGACCATGTGCGCGAGAAGGACGGGCTCTGGGCGGTGCTGTTCTGGCTGAACATCATCGCGGCGCGCGGCGAGAGTGTGAAGGAGATCGTCGAGAAGCACTGGGCGACCTACGGCCGCAACTACTATTCCCGCCACGATTACGAGGAAGTGGAGAGCGAGAAGGCCAACGCGCTGGTCTCGGAACTGCGCGGCAAGCTCGCTTCGCTGCCGGGGACGGCGGTGCGCGGCCTGACGGTCGAGAAGGCCGACGATTTCGAGTATCACGACCCGGTGGACGGTTCCGTCTCGAAGAACCAGGGCATCCGCATCCTGTTCGAGGGCAGCTCGCGCGTCGTGCTGCGGCTGTCGGGCACCGGCACGTCCGGCGCGACGATCCGGCTCTATGTCGAGCGCTACGAGGCCGATCCGGCCAGGCACGATATCGACACGCAAACGGCGCTGGCCGACCTGATCGCAGCGGCCGACGACATCGCCGGCATCAGGCGTCACACCGGCCGCGACAGGCCGACGGTGATTACGTGA
- the glgC gene encoding glucose-1-phosphate adenylyltransferase codes for MATERNQPLARDAMAYVLAGGRGSRLKELTDRRAKPAVHFGGKTRIIDFALSNALNSGIRRLAVATQYKAHSLIRHLQRGWNFLRPERNESFDILPASQRVSETQWYEGTADAVYQNIDIIESYGPEFMVVLAGDHIYKMDYELMLRQHVDQGADVTVGCLEVPRMEATGFGVMHVDGEDRIIDFVEKPADPPGIPDKPDFALASMGIYVFRTRFLMDLLRRDAADPASSRDFGKDIIPFIVKNGKAVAHRFAKSCVRSSMESSPYWRDVGTIDAYWEANVDLTDVTPELDLYDRDWPIWTYAELKPPAKFVHDEDGRRGMAVSSLISGDCIVSGASLKRSLLFTGARINSFSTLEEVVMLPDCTVGRNVRLKRVVIDGGVNIPEGLVVGEDPVLDAKRFRVSERGICLITQPMIDKLGI; via the coding sequence ATGGCGACGGAAAGAAACCAGCCGCTGGCGCGCGACGCCATGGCCTATGTGCTTGCGGGCGGGCGCGGCAGCCGCCTCAAGGAACTGACGGACCGGCGCGCCAAGCCTGCCGTCCATTTCGGCGGCAAGACCCGCATCATCGACTTCGCCCTGTCGAACGCGCTCAATTCCGGCATCCGCCGCCTTGCCGTGGCGACGCAGTACAAGGCGCATTCGCTGATCCGGCACCTGCAGCGCGGCTGGAACTTCCTCAGGCCCGAGCGCAACGAGAGCTTCGACATCCTGCCGGCGAGCCAGCGCGTCTCGGAGACGCAATGGTACGAGGGCACCGCCGACGCGGTCTACCAGAACATCGACATCATCGAGTCCTACGGGCCGGAATTCATGGTCGTGCTCGCCGGCGACCACATCTACAAGATGGACTACGAACTGATGCTGCGCCAGCACGTCGACCAGGGCGCCGACGTGACGGTGGGTTGTCTCGAAGTGCCGCGCATGGAGGCGACAGGCTTCGGCGTCATGCATGTCGACGGCGAGGACCGCATCATCGATTTCGTCGAGAAGCCGGCCGATCCGCCAGGAATCCCGGACAAGCCGGATTTCGCGCTGGCCTCCATGGGCATCTACGTCTTCCGCACGAGGTTCCTGATGGACCTTTTGCGCAGGGACGCCGCCGATCCGGCGTCCAGCCGCGATTTCGGCAAGGATATCATTCCTTTCATCGTCAAGAACGGCAAGGCGGTCGCGCATCGCTTCGCAAAATCCTGCGTGCGCTCGTCCATGGAGTCCAGCCCTTACTGGCGCGACGTCGGAACCATCGACGCCTATTGGGAAGCCAATGTCGACCTCACCGATGTGACGCCGGAACTCGATCTCTACGACCGCGACTGGCCGATCTGGACCTATGCGGAGCTGAAGCCGCCGGCAAAGTTCGTGCATGACGAGGACGGTCGGCGCGGCATGGCCGTGTCCTCGCTGATCTCGGGCGATTGCATCGTGTCCGGCGCGTCGCTGAAGCGCAGTCTCCTTTTCACCGGAGCGCGCATCAACTCCTTCTCGACGCTGGAGGAGGTGGTGATGCTGCCCGACTGCACGGTGGGCCGCAATGTGCGCCTGAAAAGGGTGGTGATCGACGGCGGCGTGAACATTCCGGAAGGATTGGTCGTCGGTGAGGACCCGGTGCTCGACGCCAAGCGCTTCCGCGTCTCCGAAAGAGGCATCTGCCTCATCACACAGCCGATGATCGACAAGCTCGGAATCTGA
- a CDS encoding putative addiction module antidote protein, which translates to MATRTTKWDTSEMLDSEEAIFAYIEAAFEDGDPDLIKTALGNIARARGMTAIAKEAGVTRETLYKALSEEGDPRMSTLIGVINAMGFRLSIAPREEVSS; encoded by the coding sequence ATGGCGACCAGGACGACTAAATGGGACACTTCAGAAATGCTCGACAGCGAAGAAGCGATCTTCGCCTATATCGAAGCCGCGTTTGAAGATGGCGATCCGGACCTTATCAAAACCGCGCTTGGCAATATTGCCCGCGCGCGTGGCATGACCGCGATTGCAAAAGAAGCCGGTGTCACCAGAGAAACGCTCTACAAGGCGCTCAGCGAAGAAGGTGATCCGCGCATGTCGACGCTCATCGGCGTCATCAACGCGATGGGTTTCCGTCTTTCGATTGCTCCGCGCGAGGAGGTTTCCTCATGA
- the glgX gene encoding glycogen debranching protein GlgX: MTADKPLGAVLTPAGVRFAVWSGAAERVWLCLFDAAGEREIARHELTRDEDGVFSAEVAGIKAGARYGFCADGPYDPDAGLWFDPQKLLVDPYAVEIDRPYAYNPALAARRGEGGDTAALMPKAVVCKPRTLRRAKPVFRPGGFIYELNVRGFTMRHPDVPEKLRGTVAALAHPAIVEHLQKLGVTAVELMPVTAWIDERHLPPLGLTNAWGYNPVTFMALDPRLAPDGLAELRETVAALRKAGIGTILDLVFNHTGESDRFGPTLSLRGLDGRAYFRHFDDTLVNDTGTGNTIACDHPVMRRMVLDSLRHFVLHAGVDGFRFDLAPVLGRTDRGFDPDAPLLKAMREDEALADRILIAEPWDIGAGGYQLGNFGKEFLEWNDRYRDDVRRFWRGDPSTIGDLATRLAGSSDIFGHDGATATRSVNFVAAHDGFSLADLVSYERKHNEANGEENRDGHNENFSWNNGAEGATDDPATSRARRRDALALLATLFASRGTVMLTAGDESGRTQQGNNNAYAQDNGITWIDWANRDRVREDYVAALAGLRERFPALRNTDFLNGASRDGLHDVEWLTETGEGMGQGDWENAERRRLTMMLAAGDRRRSRVAVTINGDRRAAIFALPQRAGWNWMMLLSPPESAARQVEDGAFLVQGRSVLFLEERRD, from the coding sequence ATGACCGCCGACAAACCGCTCGGCGCTGTGCTCACACCAGCCGGCGTTCGCTTCGCCGTCTGGTCGGGCGCGGCTGAACGCGTCTGGCTGTGTCTGTTCGACGCCGCTGGCGAGCGGGAGATCGCGCGGCACGAGCTGACGCGTGACGAGGACGGTGTGTTCTCCGCCGAAGTCGCCGGCATCAAGGCCGGTGCGCGCTATGGTTTTTGCGCTGACGGGCCTTATGATCCGGACGCCGGGCTGTGGTTCGATCCGCAAAAGCTGCTGGTCGATCCGTATGCTGTCGAGATCGACCGGCCCTATGCCTACAACCCGGCGCTTGCCGCGCGGCGGGGCGAGGGAGGCGATACTGCCGCGTTGATGCCGAAGGCGGTCGTCTGCAAGCCCAGGACCTTGAGGCGGGCGAAGCCGGTGTTCCGGCCGGGCGGCTTCATCTACGAGCTCAACGTGCGCGGCTTCACCATGCGGCATCCGGACGTGCCGGAGAAGCTGCGCGGCACCGTCGCCGCGCTGGCGCATCCGGCGATCGTCGAGCATCTGCAAAAGCTTGGCGTGACGGCGGTCGAGCTGATGCCGGTCACGGCATGGATCGACGAGCGCCATCTGCCGCCGCTCGGGCTGACCAATGCCTGGGGATATAATCCGGTCACCTTCATGGCGCTCGATCCGCGATTGGCGCCGGACGGACTGGCCGAGTTGCGCGAGACAGTGGCGGCGCTTCGCAAGGCGGGCATCGGAACAATCCTCGATCTCGTCTTCAACCATACCGGCGAGAGCGACCGGTTCGGCCCGACGCTGTCGCTGCGCGGTCTCGACGGGCGGGCATATTTCCGGCACTTCGACGACACGCTCGTCAACGACACGGGCACCGGCAACACCATCGCCTGCGATCATCCGGTGATGCGGCGCATGGTGCTGGACAGCCTGCGCCATTTCGTCCTTCATGCCGGCGTCGACGGTTTCCGTTTCGATCTCGCGCCGGTCCTCGGCCGCACCGATCGGGGCTTCGACCCCGATGCGCCGCTGCTGAAGGCCATGCGGGAAGATGAGGCGCTGGCGGACCGCATCCTGATCGCCGAGCCGTGGGATATCGGCGCGGGCGGTTATCAGTTGGGCAATTTCGGCAAAGAGTTCCTTGAATGGAACGACCGCTATCGCGACGATGTCCGGCGCTTCTGGCGCGGCGATCCTTCCACCATCGGCGACCTCGCGACGCGGCTCGCCGGCTCGTCGGACATTTTCGGGCACGACGGCGCGACCGCTACGCGCAGCGTCAATTTCGTCGCGGCGCATGACGGCTTTTCGCTGGCTGATCTCGTCTCCTACGAGCGCAAGCACAATGAGGCGAATGGCGAGGAGAACCGCGACGGCCACAACGAGAATTTTTCGTGGAACAATGGCGCGGAAGGCGCGACGGACGATCCGGCCACCTCGCGCGCGCGCCGCCGCGATGCGCTGGCGCTGCTGGCCACACTGTTCGCCTCGCGCGGCACGGTGATGCTGACCGCCGGCGACGAGTCCGGCCGCACGCAGCAGGGCAACAACAACGCCTATGCGCAGGACAACGGCATCACCTGGATCGACTGGGCGAACCGGGATCGCGTCCGCGAGGATTACGTGGCGGCGCTGGCGGGCCTGCGGGAGCGATTTCCGGCCCTGCGGAACACCGATTTCCTGAACGGCGCATCGCGCGACGGTCTCCACGATGTGGAGTGGCTGACCGAAACGGGCGAGGGCATGGGACAGGGCGACTGGGAAAATGCCGAACGGCGGCGCCTGACGATGATGCTGGCGGCAGGCGACCGTCGGCGTAGCCGGGTCGCAGTAACGATCAACGGCGACCGTCGCGCCGCCATATTCGCTTTGCCGCAGCGCGCCGGCTGGAACTGGATGATGCTCCTGTCGCCGCCGGAAAGTGCAGCGCGACAGGTTGAGGACGGAGCGTTTCTGGTGCAGGGCAGGAGCGTGCTTTTCCTTGAAGAGCGGCGGGACTGA
- the glgA gene encoding glycogen synthase GlgA, with protein sequence MEVLAVTPEIFPLIKTGGLADVTGALPLALGAKGVGVRTLIPGYSSVMAKLPPSEPVLEYAALQGGAAAVHTVEVSGLDLFVLDAPHLFDRVGGPYGDATGADWPDNWRRFAALSHVGADIASGAISGYRPDIVHAHDWQAALTLAYMRYGHAPDRPSVMTVHNLAFQGQFGAGIFGSLGLPAEAMSLDGVEYYGGVGYLKAGLQAAWAITTVSPTYAQEIRTPEFGMGLDGLLNSRAADLHGIVNGIDTGIWDPAADPLLAGVYSAKTLKARSVNKRAVEERFSLQPGGGPIFCIVSRLTWQKGIDVIVAALDEIVSTGARLAILGTGDAGLEGALLAGAARHRGRVGVVIGYDEALSHLMQGGCDAILVPSRFEPCGLTQLYGLRYGCVPILVRTGGLADTVVDANEAALSAGVATGFLFSAVTPEALMQAVHRAMIVFATPAVWNGIQKQGMKADVSWSRSADRYVDLYKSLLARKGG encoded by the coding sequence ATGGAAGTCCTAGCTGTCACGCCGGAGATTTTTCCGCTGATCAAGACCGGCGGGCTGGCCGACGTGACCGGCGCGCTGCCGCTGGCGCTGGGCGCCAAGGGCGTCGGCGTTCGCACGCTCATTCCGGGCTATTCGTCGGTCATGGCGAAGCTGCCGCCGTCCGAGCCTGTCCTTGAATATGCGGCGTTGCAGGGCGGCGCGGCTGCCGTGCATACCGTCGAGGTGAGCGGCCTCGACCTCTTCGTGCTCGACGCGCCGCACCTCTTCGACCGTGTCGGCGGACCCTATGGCGACGCGACGGGGGCGGACTGGCCGGACAACTGGCGGCGCTTCGCTGCGCTCAGCCATGTGGGCGCGGACATCGCTTCCGGCGCGATCAGCGGATACCGGCCCGACATCGTGCATGCGCATGACTGGCAGGCCGCGCTGACGCTGGCCTATATGCGCTATGGCCACGCGCCGGACAGGCCCTCCGTGATGACCGTCCACAACCTCGCCTTTCAGGGACAGTTCGGCGCCGGCATCTTCGGCAGCCTCGGACTACCGGCAGAGGCGATGTCGCTCGACGGCGTTGAATATTACGGCGGCGTCGGCTACCTCAAGGCCGGCCTGCAGGCGGCGTGGGCGATCACCACCGTCAGCCCGACCTATGCGCAGGAAATCCGCACGCCGGAATTCGGCATGGGGCTCGACGGCCTGCTGAACTCGCGCGCGGCGGACCTGCACGGCATCGTCAACGGCATCGACACCGGCATCTGGGACCCGGCGGCCGACCCGCTGCTGGCCGGCGTCTATTCCGCCAAGACGCTGAAGGCGCGGTCGGTCAACAAGCGCGCGGTGGAGGAACGCTTCAGCCTTCAGCCGGGCGGCGGGCCGATCTTCTGCATCGTCAGCCGCCTGACCTGGCAGAAGGGCATCGACGTCATCGTCGCGGCGCTGGACGAGATCGTCTCGACCGGCGCGCGCCTTGCGATCCTCGGCACGGGCGATGCGGGCCTCGAAGGCGCGCTTCTGGCGGGCGCCGCGCGGCATCGCGGCCGCGTTGGCGTCGTCATCGGCTATGACGAGGCGCTGTCGCATCTGATGCAGGGCGGTTGCGACGCCATTCTGGTGCCGTCGCGCTTCGAGCCTTGCGGGCTGACACAGCTCTACGGCCTGCGCTATGGCTGCGTGCCGATCCTTGTCCGGACCGGCGGGCTGGCCGACACCGTCGTCGATGCCAACGAGGCGGCGCTCTCAGCGGGTGTCGCGACGGGCTTCCTGTTCTCAGCCGTGACGCCGGAGGCTCTGATGCAGGCCGTTCATCGCGCCATGATCGTCTTCGCGACGCCCGCCGTGTGGAACGGCATCCAGAAGCAGGGCATGAAGGCGGACGTGTCGTGGAGCCGCAGCGCCGACCGTTATGTCGACCTCTACAAATCTTTATTGGCAAGGAAAGGTGGCTGA
- the glgB gene encoding 1,4-alpha-glucan branching protein GlgB: MKKSKAAAAPERSAQAAAQPKAGDGRKRQAPGLAKTSDIDAIVAGTHGDPFAILGVQAAGKDFVARCFIPHAETVEAFTLNGEAVGELARRHDAGFFEGKIAVAQRQPLKYHARNAGGDWWVTDPYSFGPVLGPMDDYYIAEGSHLRLFDKMGAHPIHLDGADGVHFAVWAPNARRVSVVGDFNDWDGRRHAMRLRKDTGIWEIFIPDIGAGRAYKYEIIGPDGVRLPLKADPFAFQSELRPATASVVAPPMAHEWGDEAHRKYWRSVDPRREAISIYEVHAGSWRRGEGDRFLSWDELADQLIPYVVETGFTHIEFLPISEHPYDPSWGYQTTGLYAPTARFGDPEGFARFVDGAHRAGVGVILDWVPAHFPTDEHGLARFDGTALYEHADPRQGFHPDWNTAIYNFGRREVSSFLVNNALFWAEKYHVDGLRVDAVASMLYLDYSRKAGEWVPNEHGGRENLDAVRFLQRMNHAVYGTHPGSVTIAEESTAWPKVSQPVHEGGLGFGLKWNMGFMHDTLQYFAREPIYRQYHHSDLTFGLLYAFSENFVLPLSHDEVVHGKGTLLTKMAGDDWQKFANLRAYYGFMWGYPGKKLLFMGQEFAQRDEWSEARQLDWHVLEHRPHYGMRRLVTDLNYLYRSRPALHQRDCEPEGFEWLIVDDSRNSVFAWLRRAPGGNPVAVISNFTPVQRDFYEVPLPHAGRWREALNSDAEIYGGSGKGNGGWVEAREAGGRVVGTMLLPPLSTLMLEFVPAVESDAGR, from the coding sequence ATGAAGAAGAGCAAGGCTGCGGCCGCCCCGGAGCGATCGGCGCAAGCTGCGGCGCAGCCGAAGGCGGGCGATGGCCGCAAGCGGCAGGCTCCCGGTCTGGCCAAGACTTCCGATATCGACGCGATCGTCGCCGGTACGCATGGCGATCCCTTCGCGATCCTCGGCGTCCAGGCCGCCGGCAAGGATTTCGTCGCGCGCTGCTTCATCCCGCATGCGGAAACCGTTGAAGCCTTCACGCTGAATGGCGAGGCGGTGGGCGAGCTTGCCCGGCGACACGATGCCGGGTTCTTCGAGGGGAAGATCGCGGTCGCACAGCGCCAGCCGCTGAAATATCACGCGCGAAATGCCGGCGGCGACTGGTGGGTGACCGATCCGTATTCCTTCGGGCCGGTGCTCGGGCCGATGGACGATTACTACATCGCCGAAGGCTCGCATCTGAGGCTCTTCGACAAGATGGGCGCGCATCCGATCCATCTGGACGGCGCCGACGGCGTGCACTTCGCCGTCTGGGCGCCGAATGCGCGGCGCGTCTCCGTGGTCGGCGACTTCAACGACTGGGACGGCCGCCGCCACGCCATGCGGCTGAGGAAGGACACCGGCATCTGGGAAATCTTCATCCCGGATATTGGCGCGGGCCGTGCCTATAAATACGAGATCATCGGCCCGGACGGCGTGCGCCTGCCGCTCAAGGCCGACCCCTTCGCCTTCCAGTCGGAGCTGAGGCCGGCGACGGCGTCGGTCGTCGCGCCACCCATGGCGCACGAGTGGGGCGACGAGGCGCACCGGAAATACTGGCGGTCGGTCGATCCGCGCCGCGAGGCGATCTCCATCTACGAGGTCCATGCCGGCTCGTGGCGGCGCGGGGAGGGCGACAGGTTCCTGAGCTGGGACGAACTGGCCGACCAGTTGATTCCCTATGTGGTCGAGACCGGTTTCACCCATATCGAGTTCCTGCCGATCAGCGAGCACCCTTACGATCCGTCATGGGGCTACCAGACCACCGGGCTCTATGCGCCGACGGCGCGCTTCGGCGATCCGGAAGGATTTGCGCGCTTCGTCGACGGGGCGCATCGCGCCGGCGTCGGCGTCATCCTCGACTGGGTGCCTGCGCATTTCCCGACCGACGAGCACGGTCTGGCGCGCTTCGACGGCACCGCGCTTTATGAACATGCCGACCCGCGGCAGGGTTTCCATCCGGACTGGAACACGGCGATCTACAATTTCGGCCGCCGCGAGGTGAGTTCCTTCCTCGTCAACAACGCCCTTTTCTGGGCCGAGAAATACCATGTCGACGGGCTGCGCGTGGATGCCGTGGCGTCCATGCTCTACCTCGACTATTCGCGCAAGGCCGGCGAATGGGTGCCCAACGAGCATGGCGGCCGCGAGAACCTCGACGCCGTGCGCTTCCTGCAACGCATGAACCACGCCGTCTACGGCACGCATCCGGGAAGCGTCACCATCGCGGAAGAGTCGACCGCGTGGCCGAAGGTGTCGCAGCCGGTGCATGAGGGCGGGCTGGGCTTCGGGCTGAAGTGGAACATGGGCTTCATGCACGACACGCTGCAGTATTTCGCGCGCGAGCCGATCTACAGGCAATACCACCACTCCGACCTGACCTTCGGCCTGCTCTACGCCTTCAGCGAGAATTTCGTGCTGCCGCTGAGCCATGACGAGGTGGTGCACGGCAAGGGAACGCTGCTGACCAAGATGGCCGGCGACGACTGGCAGAAATTCGCCAATCTGCGCGCCTATTACGGTTTCATGTGGGGGTATCCCGGCAAGAAGCTCCTGTTCATGGGACAGGAATTCGCCCAGCGCGACGAGTGGAGCGAGGCCCGGCAGCTCGACTGGCATGTGCTGGAGCATCGTCCCCATTACGGCATGCGGCGGCTGGTGACCGATCTCAACTACCTCTACAGATCGCGGCCCGCGCTGCATCAGCGCGACTGCGAGCCGGAAGGTTTCGAGTGGTTGATCGTCGACGACAGCCGGAATTCGGTGTTTGCCTGGCTGCGAAGGGCGCCGGGCGGCAATCCGGTCGCGGTGATCAGCAATTTCACCCCGGTGCAGCGCGATTTCTACGAGGTGCCGTTGCCGCATGCGGGCCGCTGGCGGGAGGCTCTGAACTCGGACGCTGAAATCTATGGCGGATCGGGCAAGGGCAATGGCGGCTGGGTGGAGGCGAGGGAGGCGGGCGGCCGCGTCGTCGGCACCATGCTCCTGCCGCCGCTCTCGACTCTGATGCTTGAATTCGTGCCTGCGGTCGAGAGCGACGCGGGCCGCTAA